The genomic window TATTTGTACTGCGCATTGTACTTGCATGGCAGGTCTTGGGGAAGTATGTAGCCATGTTACAGCAGTTTTGTACGCTGCAGAGCATGCAGCATATTTGAAGCAgcagaaaaatgaaaagaatgtAGCGTGTACAGATGTCAAATCAACTTGGCCAGTTCCAACGCAAAGTGGTACACATCCAATAGAAGCTGCTTCACTAGACTGGGGGAAAGtgatagaagaaaaaaattataaggaAATTCCTCCAATGGATGATAGCGAAATGTTGGACTTGCTGCAAGAATTgcaaaattccaattgtgacgCTGTTTTGATGAGGCATGTAGAGCCATTTGCGTCACAACTGTcagatgaaaataatgaaaaagttagtaTACCAGTCCTTTTTAATGTGTaccataaaaaatatgaaaaaatgccTCTAGATGATCTCATTCAACTAGGTATGAAATGTAAAATGGAGGTAACCCAGAATATACGAAGAGAAATAGAAGATAAGACACAGGACCAAAGGAAATGTGCAGAGTGGTATAGACAAAGGACTGGTAGAGTAACAGCTTCAATTTTTAAAGATGTCTGTAGAACCAATGTGGAGAAACCATCCCTATCTTTGATCAAATCAATATGTTACCCTCGCAAAATTTCTACAAGGGCAATAAGATGGGGGATAAATCACGAACAGCTGGCAATTGATGCTTATAAAAAAGAAACTAGCAGGAATCATAGAGACTTTATAGTGAATACAATTGGCTTGGTAGTGTGCATGAAATGGCCTCAGTTAGGTGCCTCACCTGATGGATTTGTGTATTGTGACTGTTGTGCTGCGGGTACCTTAGAAGAAAAGT from Diabrotica virgifera virgifera chromosome 5, PGI_DIABVI_V3a includes these protein-coding regions:
- the LOC126884390 gene encoding uncharacterized protein LOC126884390, producing MRAYKSLAAYKYFKSGFVEKVGFKVINDLVLLIGKVQHSMRARETKLRVWIIAETGGSICTAHCTCMAGLGEVCSHVTAVLYAAEHAAYLKQQKNEKNVACTDVKSTWPVPTQSGTHPIEAASLDWGKVIEEKNYKEIPPMDDSEMLDLLQELQNSNCDAVLMRHVEPFASQLSDENNEKVSIPVLFNVYHKKYEKMPLDDLIQLGMKCKMEVTQNIRREIEDKTQDQRKCAEWYRQRTGRVTASIFKDVCRTNVEKPSLSLIKSICYPRKISTRAIRWGINHEQLAIDAYKKETSRNHRDFIVNTIGLVVCMKWPQLGASPDGFVYCDCCAAGTLEEKCPFSLRENGNLQEYASRKDSCLECDKTGTVKMNKKHKYYYQVQAQIFICKLNYCDFVVWCPNFIFIERVLPDIKFWEEIKDKVLNFHAKVIMPELLGRYYTSRVPGGNITKWCFCNNVDDGQPMVQCSYENCNIFWFHIGCVNLLEKPKTRWTCSICNQKLFHDYAT